Proteins from one Loktanella sp. M215 genomic window:
- the tsaB gene encoding tRNA (adenosine(37)-N6)-threonylcarbamoyltransferase complex dimerization subunit type 1 TsaB, translating to MTDSPTVLAFDTAAAHCAAALLIGDRIITRTDDMARGQAEHLMPMLEEVLAKEGLTWADLDLIGVGVGPGNFTGIRMSVAAARGLALGLGKPATGVGTLEAQAFGTQGPVLSTLRAPRDMVYVQRLTDGWPDAPPAFTDLTGALALAGRDDVAVLGDMAQVLHDAHGLTIGTPVVSVIEGIALLTADPIYSMDHADRPAPLYLRPADAAPARDAPPRIVP from the coding sequence GTGACCGACAGCCCCACCGTTCTGGCTTTTGACACCGCAGCCGCCCATTGCGCCGCGGCGCTGCTGATCGGCGACCGCATCATCACCCGCACCGACGACATGGCCCGCGGTCAGGCGGAACACCTGATGCCCATGCTCGAAGAGGTCTTGGCCAAGGAGGGTCTGACCTGGGCCGACCTCGACCTGATCGGCGTCGGTGTCGGTCCCGGCAACTTTACCGGCATCCGCATGTCCGTCGCCGCCGCGCGCGGTCTGGCACTGGGGCTGGGCAAGCCCGCCACCGGCGTCGGCACGCTCGAAGCACAGGCGTTCGGCACCCAAGGTCCCGTCCTGTCGACCCTGCGCGCGCCGCGCGACATGGTCTATGTGCAGCGCCTGACGGACGGATGGCCCGACGCACCGCCCGCGTTTACCGATCTGACCGGCGCGCTTGCACTGGCGGGCCGCGACGATGTCGCGGTGCTGGGCGACATGGCGCAGGTCTTGCACGATGCCCACGGGCTGACCATCGGGACCCCCGTCGTCAGCGTGATCGAGGGCATCGCCCTGCTGACCGCCGATCCGATCTACAGCATGGATCACGCCGACCGACCTGCACCCCTTTACCTGCGGCCCGCCGACGCGGCCCCTGCCCGCGACGCGCCGCCTCGAATCGTCCCGTGA
- a CDS encoding DUF6958 family protein — protein sequence MTKVAVENPNAPGTSSSVDAAKYNDMHDAMLRVVSSTPITAAQIKAAVLPHLSDALFPAGKTAGWWLKCVQLDLEAKQVLQRHASKPLTWTTA from the coding sequence ATGACCAAGGTCGCCGTCGAAAACCCGAATGCGCCGGGAACGTCGTCTTCGGTCGACGCGGCCAAATACAACGACATGCACGACGCGATGCTGCGGGTGGTGTCCAGCACCCCGATTACGGCGGCCCAGATCAAGGCCGCCGTGCTGCCACACTTGTCGGACGCGCTGTTCCCTGCGGGCAAAACCGCCGGCTGGTGGCTGAAATGCGTGCAGCTCGACCTCGAGGCCAAGCAGGTCCTGCAGCGCCACGCCTCCAAACCCCTGACGTGGACCACAGCGTGA
- a CDS encoding rhomboid family intramembrane serine protease — protein MSDDHTPFESPFNAIPPVVLILVVAVMAIELTLSAGATGLVGGPGAIGWRLAALQDYAFSPAVLDYVWSGSDRSPDLLMRFVTYAFVHGSFTDALFGAALLLALGKFVGDVFAPVATVAVFVLGTVAGALAFGLFVGGTMPLFGVWPAVYGLIGAFTYILWLRLGAAGQNQVAAFRLIGFLLGLQLVFGLLFGSSPIWIAELAGFAVGFAASTVLAPGGWSALLVRLRQR, from the coding sequence ATGAGCGACGACCACACGCCCTTCGAGAGCCCCTTCAACGCGATCCCCCCGGTTGTCCTGATTCTGGTCGTGGCCGTCATGGCGATCGAGCTGACTCTGAGTGCCGGTGCAACCGGACTGGTCGGCGGACCTGGGGCCATCGGCTGGCGGCTGGCGGCCTTGCAGGACTATGCCTTTTCACCCGCCGTGCTGGACTACGTCTGGTCGGGGTCCGACCGCAGCCCGGATCTGCTGATGCGCTTCGTGACCTACGCCTTCGTGCATGGCAGCTTTACCGATGCGCTGTTCGGGGCGGCGCTGTTGCTGGCGCTGGGCAAGTTCGTGGGGGACGTCTTTGCCCCGGTCGCCACGGTCGCGGTCTTCGTGCTGGGCACGGTGGCGGGAGCGCTGGCGTTCGGGCTGTTCGTCGGGGGGACGATGCCGTTGTTCGGCGTCTGGCCCGCGGTCTACGGGCTGATCGGGGCCTTCACCTATATCCTGTGGTTGCGACTGGGGGCCGCGGGGCAGAACCAGGTCGCGGCGTTCCGGCTGATCGGGTTCCTGCTGGGGTTGCAACTGGTTTTCGGCCTGCTGTTCGGGTCCAGTCCGATCTGGATCGCGGAACTGGCGGGGTTTGCCGTGGGCTTTGCGGCCTCGACCGTGCTGGCCCCGGGCGGGTGGAGCGCGCTGCTGGTGCGGTTGCGCCAGCGGTGA
- the murJ gene encoding murein biosynthesis integral membrane protein MurJ: MKQIRLMSGFFTVGIWTLLSRVMGFARDIMIAGYLGTGPVAEAFLVAFSLPNLFRRFFAEGAFNMAFIPMFSKKVEGGEGAEEFAQDAFVGMAVILTFFTILGIIFMPLLVTAMASGFRGDERFDLAVEYGRYAFPYILFISLAALLSGVLNATGRFMAAAAAPVLLNIVFIAAIVVAAALGRPMSDTLGVSLDQALGLRVGDSLALSVPFAGFVQMAVVWWAAARAGYPLRFKRPRITPELKRLAYIAAPAALAGGVVQINLLVGRQVASFFEGAVAWLNYADRLYQLPLGVVGIAIGVVLLPDLSRRLRGGDTAGGRDAFNRASELSLALTVPAAVALIVIPMPLTSVLFQRGAFTADDTAATALTVAVYGLGLPAFVLQKTLQPLFFAREDTRRPFNYAVVAMILNLALAVGLAPFIGFIAAALGTTMTGWAMVVLLWRGSRDMGEAATLDDRFKTRLWRILIASGGMGVVLWMVEVILGPYFGTPGLRYIALSALVGSGIVSYFAIGQLVGAFKLHEFRRALRR, from the coding sequence ATGAAACAGATCCGCCTGATGTCCGGCTTTTTCACCGTCGGCATCTGGACCCTGCTCAGCCGCGTCATGGGCTTTGCCCGCGACATCATGATCGCGGGCTACCTCGGCACCGGCCCGGTGGCCGAGGCGTTTCTCGTCGCCTTCTCTCTGCCCAACCTCTTCCGCCGCTTCTTCGCCGAAGGCGCGTTCAACATGGCCTTCATCCCCATGTTCTCGAAAAAGGTCGAAGGCGGCGAAGGCGCCGAGGAATTCGCCCAGGACGCCTTCGTCGGCATGGCCGTCATCCTGACCTTCTTCACGATCCTCGGCATCATCTTCATGCCGCTGCTGGTGACGGCGATGGCCTCGGGCTTTCGCGGCGACGAACGCTTCGACCTCGCCGTCGAATACGGCCGCTACGCCTTTCCCTACATCCTCTTCATCTCACTCGCGGCCCTGCTGTCCGGTGTGCTGAACGCGACGGGCCGCTTCATGGCCGCCGCCGCCGCCCCCGTGCTGCTGAACATCGTCTTCATCGCGGCCATCGTGGTGGCCGCAGCCTTGGGCCGCCCGATGAGCGACACGCTCGGCGTCAGCCTCGACCAAGCGCTTGGCCTGCGCGTTGGCGACTCGCTGGCGCTGTCGGTGCCCTTCGCGGGCTTCGTGCAGATGGCCGTCGTCTGGTGGGCCGCCGCCCGCGCGGGCTATCCCCTGCGGTTCAAGCGCCCCCGCATCACCCCGGAACTGAAACGCCTCGCCTATATCGCGGCCCCCGCCGCCCTCGCTGGCGGAGTCGTCCAGATCAACCTGCTGGTCGGTCGTCAGGTCGCCAGCTTCTTCGAAGGCGCCGTCGCCTGGCTGAACTACGCCGACCGCCTCTACCAGCTGCCGCTCGGCGTGGTCGGCATCGCCATCGGCGTCGTGCTGCTGCCGGATCTCTCGCGCCGGTTGCGCGGCGGCGATACGGCGGGCGGGCGCGACGCCTTCAACCGCGCCTCGGAACTCAGCCTCGCGCTCACGGTGCCCGCGGCCGTGGCCCTGATCGTGATCCCGATGCCGCTGACGTCCGTTCTCTTCCAGCGCGGCGCCTTCACGGCGGACGATACCGCCGCCACCGCCCTCACCGTCGCGGTCTACGGACTCGGCCTGCCGGCCTTCGTGCTGCAAAAGACCCTGCAGCCCCTGTTCTTCGCGCGCGAAGACACCCGTCGCCCCTTTAACTATGCCGTCGTCGCGATGATCCTGAACCTCGCCCTCGCCGTGGGCCTCGCCCCCTTCATCGGCTTCATCGCCGCGGCCCTTGGCACCACGATGACCGGCTGGGCGATGGTCGTTCTGCTCTGGCGCGGCAGCCGCGATATGGGCGAGGCCGCGACCCTCGATGACCGCTTCAAGACCCGCCTCTGGCGCATCCTGATCGCGTCGGGTGGCATGGGCGTCGTGCTCTGGATGGTCGAGGTCATCCTTGGCCCCTACTTCGGCACACCCGGCCTGCGCTACATCGCCCTCTCCGCCCTCGTAGGCTCCGGCATCGTCAGCTATTTCGCGATCGGCCAACTCGTCGGCGCCTTCAAGCTGCACGAATTCCGCCGCGCCCTGCGCCGCTGA
- a CDS encoding branched-chain amino acid aminotransferase — protein MATGTQIRTYFEGRWHDGDLPVMRAADHGSWLGTTVFDGARYANGVVPDLAAHCARVNRSAQALMITPTVAADAMVQIVREGLAAYSPDTAVYIRPMYWALEGGDLGILPKEGATGFAISLEAIPMAPTTASTTLTTTRFRRPVMEDNVVNAKAGCLYPNNARMLAEARSKGFGNALVADAMGNVAETASANVFMVRDGTVLTPIPNGTFLAGITRARHITNLRANGYDVIETVLTFDDFRAADEVFLSGNMTKVTPVAAFEDRHYNSGPVTTAVREMYWDWAASETL, from the coding sequence ATGGCGACCGGCACCCAGATCCGCACCTATTTCGAAGGCCGCTGGCACGACGGCGACCTGCCCGTCATGCGCGCCGCCGACCACGGGTCATGGCTTGGCACGACCGTCTTTGACGGGGCGCGCTATGCCAACGGTGTCGTGCCGGACCTTGCCGCCCATTGCGCCCGCGTGAACCGGTCCGCACAGGCGCTGATGATCACCCCCACCGTCGCCGCCGACGCCATGGTCCAGATCGTGCGCGAGGGGCTTGCCGCCTACAGCCCCGACACCGCCGTCTATATCCGCCCCATGTACTGGGCGCTGGAAGGCGGCGATCTGGGCATCTTGCCGAAGGAAGGCGCCACCGGCTTTGCCATCAGCCTAGAGGCGATCCCGATGGCCCCCACCACCGCCAGCACGACCCTGACCACCACCCGGTTCCGCCGTCCGGTGATGGAAGACAACGTCGTCAACGCCAAGGCCGGCTGCCTTTACCCCAACAACGCCCGCATGCTGGCCGAAGCGCGGTCCAAGGGGTTCGGCAACGCTTTGGTCGCCGACGCCATGGGCAACGTGGCCGAAACCGCATCCGCCAACGTCTTCATGGTGCGCGACGGGACCGTCTTGACGCCGATCCCAAATGGCACCTTCCTTGCCGGCATCACGCGGGCGCGGCACATCACCAACCTGCGCGCCAATGGCTACGACGTCATCGAAACCGTGCTGACCTTCGACGACTTCCGCGCCGCTGACGAGGTCTTTCTCTCGGGCAACATGACGAAGGTCACGCCCGTTGCCGCCTTCGAGGATCGCCACTACAACAGCGGCCCCGTCACCACGGCGGTCCGCGAGATGTACTGGGACTGGGCGGCCTCCGAAACGCTCTGA
- a CDS encoding [protein-PII] uridylyltransferase: MQAARPASLIVDSAPEDLILPAPLIFDAAVVTAALDDVMKAAPDDRTLRAATVGILKQAQTRGRDAIRAAFLAHPFRANPTTRSYSWLTDQILITVLDVARTRLHRLPNPTEGERLSVIAVGGYGRGEMAPFSDVDLLFLTPYKITPWAESVIESTLYMLWDLKMKVGHASRTVKDCLRLAAEDYTIRTSLVEYRYLTGDAALADELGKRLWTELFKSSAPDFIEAKLEERAQRHRKQGGQRYMVEPNVKEGKGGLRDLQSLYWIGKYIHGVRDASELVKFKVFTQDEYETFRAAHEFLWAVRCHLHLIANRAQDQLTFDMQVAVSDAMGYADGGGRRGVEHFMQAYFRHATMVGDLTRIFLVAQEKTHTKAAPMLERLLKRKPKTNPPYAIKQNRLTVSGPKTFLSDPVNLLRIFDESMRTGTLMHPDAMRLIAANLHLIDAAVQTDPEANRLFLNLMLKHGNPERALRRMNELGVLGAFIPDFATIVAMMQFNMYHHYTVDEHTIQCISHLAQIERGELQDTLPLTTSILRAGVNRKVLYVALLLHDIGKGRPDDHSILGAQIARRICPRLGLNKKDSETVEWLIRYHLLMSDTAQKRDISEPRTIRGFAKAVKSVERLDLLSVLTVCDIRGVGPGTWNNWKAVLLRNLYAATRSALDNGLEDVNRETRETVAKRSLRDALGTWDTADLKREMSRHYGPYWQGLPPRTHIIFANLLRDIPDDEVRIDLMPDPDRDATRACFAMVDHPGLFSRMTGALALVGANIVDARTYTSKDGYATAVFWIQDADGHPYEESRLPRLRSMIHRTLMGEVVPRDALADRDKLPKRERAFRVPTTITFDNEGSEIYTIIEVDTRDRPGLLFDLTRTLAGAHVYIASAVIATYGEQAVDTFYVKDLTGLKFHSESKRHSLERRLREAIDRGTERAHT, encoded by the coding sequence GTGCAGGCAGCTAGACCCGCGTCACTGATCGTCGATTCGGCGCCGGAGGATCTGATCCTGCCGGCGCCGCTGATTTTCGACGCCGCCGTCGTGACGGCGGCGCTTGACGACGTGATGAAGGCCGCACCCGACGACCGGACCCTGCGCGCCGCGACCGTCGGCATCCTCAAGCAGGCCCAGACCCGCGGGCGCGACGCGATTCGCGCGGCCTTCCTCGCGCATCCCTTCCGGGCCAATCCGACGACCCGGTCCTACAGCTGGCTGACCGACCAGATCCTCATCACCGTGCTGGACGTGGCCCGCACCCGCCTGCACCGCCTGCCCAACCCGACCGAAGGCGAGCGTCTGTCCGTCATCGCAGTCGGCGGCTACGGGCGCGGCGAAATGGCACCCTTCTCGGACGTCGATCTGCTGTTCCTGACTCCCTACAAGATCACCCCCTGGGCCGAGAGCGTCATCGAATCGACGCTTTACATGCTCTGGGACCTCAAGATGAAGGTCGGCCACGCCAGCCGCACGGTCAAGGATTGCCTGCGGCTCGCCGCAGAGGATTACACGATCCGCACGTCACTGGTCGAATACCGCTATCTGACCGGCGACGCGGCCCTCGCCGACGAATTGGGCAAGCGGCTCTGGACCGAGCTTTTCAAATCCTCCGCCCCCGACTTCATCGAGGCCAAGCTGGAGGAACGCGCCCAGCGCCACCGCAAGCAGGGCGGCCAGCGCTACATGGTCGAACCCAACGTGAAAGAGGGAAAGGGCGGCTTGCGCGACCTGCAATCGCTGTACTGGATCGGCAAGTATATCCACGGCGTGCGCGACGCGTCCGAGCTGGTCAAATTCAAGGTCTTCACCCAGGACGAATACGAGACCTTCCGCGCCGCCCATGAATTCCTCTGGGCCGTGCGCTGCCATCTGCATCTGATCGCGAACCGCGCGCAGGACCAGCTGACCTTCGACATGCAGGTCGCGGTGTCGGACGCGATGGGCTATGCCGACGGTGGCGGCAGGCGCGGCGTCGAACACTTCATGCAGGCCTATTTCCGCCACGCCACCATGGTCGGCGACCTGACCCGCATCTTCCTCGTGGCGCAGGAAAAGACCCATACCAAGGCCGCCCCGATGCTGGAGCGTCTGCTCAAGCGCAAGCCCAAGACGAACCCGCCCTATGCGATCAAGCAGAATCGCCTGACGGTGTCGGGACCCAAGACCTTCCTGTCCGATCCGGTGAACCTGTTGCGCATCTTCGACGAATCGATGCGCACGGGCACGCTGATGCATCCGGACGCCATGCGCCTGATCGCCGCCAACCTGCACCTGATCGACGCCGCCGTGCAGACCGATCCAGAGGCGAACCGCCTGTTCCTGAACCTGATGCTGAAGCACGGCAACCCGGAACGCGCCCTGCGCCGGATGAACGAACTCGGCGTGCTGGGCGCCTTCATCCCTGACTTTGCCACGATCGTCGCGATGATGCAGTTCAACATGTATCATCACTACACGGTGGACGAACATACGATCCAGTGCATCAGCCACCTCGCCCAGATCGAGCGGGGCGAACTGCAGGACACCCTGCCGCTGACCACATCCATCCTCAGGGCCGGGGTGAACCGCAAGGTGCTTTACGTGGCCCTGCTGCTGCACGACATCGGCAAGGGCCGGCCCGACGATCACTCGATCCTCGGTGCCCAGATCGCCCGCCGCATCTGCCCGCGACTGGGGCTGAACAAGAAGGATTCGGAAACGGTCGAATGGCTGATCCGCTATCACCTGCTGATGTCCGACACCGCGCAAAAGCGTGACATCTCTGAACCGCGCACGATCCGTGGCTTTGCCAAGGCCGTGAAATCGGTGGAACGTCTGGACCTGCTTTCCGTGCTGACCGTCTGCGACATTCGCGGTGTGGGTCCGGGCACATGGAACAACTGGAAGGCCGTCCTGCTGCGCAACCTCTATGCCGCGACCCGCAGCGCGCTTGATAACGGGCTGGAGGACGTAAACCGCGAAACCCGCGAAACCGTGGCGAAACGGTCCCTCCGCGATGCCTTGGGGACATGGGACACCGCAGACCTCAAGCGCGAGATGTCGCGCCATTACGGCCCCTACTGGCAGGGCCTGCCGCCGCGGACGCACATCATCTTCGCCAATCTGCTGCGCGACATCCCCGATGACGAGGTGCGCATCGACCTGATGCCGGACCCCGACCGCGACGCCACCCGCGCCTGTTTCGCCATGGTCGACCACCCGGGCCTGTTCAGCCGCATGACCGGCGCGCTGGCCCTCGTGGGCGCCAATATCGTCGACGCGCGAACCTACACCTCCAAGGACGGCTACGCGACGGCGGTCTTCTGGATTCAGGACGCCGACGGCCACCCCTACGAGGAGTCCCGCCTGCCCCGCCTGCGCAGCATGATCCACCGCACCCTGATGGGAGAGGTCGTGCCACGCGACGCGCTGGCCGACCGCGACAAGCTGCCAAAGCGCGAACGCGCCTTCCGGGTGCCGACTACGATCACCTTCGACAACGAAGGCTCCGAAATCTACACCATCATCGAGGTCGATACCCGCGACCGTCCGGGCCTGCTCTTTGACCTGACCCGCACGCTGGCGGGGGCGCATGTCTACATCGCCAGCGCCGTGATCGCGACCTACGGCGAACAGGCCGTCGACACCTTCTATGTCAAGGATCTGACGGGGCTGAAATTCCACAGCGAATCCAAACGCCACAGCCTGGAACGCCGCCTGCGCGAGGCCATTGACCGTGGCACGGAACGGGCGCACACGTAG
- a CDS encoding universal stress protein, which translates to MRKFLVVLDDSRECLNAMRYAAMRASKTGGGVTVLSIIPPDEFNHWIGVGEIFREEARERIEVHFEVFAKWMRDRQNVNPNLVIREGEPMPEIMAQIAEDPEIGVLVLGASVDNKGPGPLISALTRQAGTLPIPVTIVPGDLSKEKLEAIT; encoded by the coding sequence ATGCGCAAGTTCCTCGTCGTCCTCGACGACAGCCGCGAATGCCTGAACGCCATGCGCTATGCCGCCATGCGCGCGTCCAAGACGGGCGGCGGCGTGACCGTCTTGTCCATCATCCCCCCCGACGAGTTCAACCACTGGATCGGCGTGGGCGAGATCTTTCGCGAAGAGGCTCGCGAGCGGATTGAGGTGCATTTCGAAGTCTTCGCCAAGTGGATGCGCGACCGCCAGAACGTGAACCCGAACCTCGTCATCCGCGAAGGCGAGCCGATGCCGGAAATCATGGCCCAGATTGCCGAGGATCCGGAAATCGGCGTTCTGGTGCTGGGGGCCAGTGTCGACAACAAGGGGCCGGGGCCGCTGATCTCGGCCCTCACCCGTCAGGCCGGCACCCTGCCCATCCCCGTCACCATCGTCCCCGGCGATCTGTCGAAGGAAAAGCTGGAAGCGATTACCTGA
- a CDS encoding GNAT family N-acetyltransferase encodes MTPSDLAATHRLAFANDRPWSAVEFSDLLAQRGVILCGTADSFILGRVTFDEAEVLTLATTPDHRRRGLARTALTEFHDRAKRAGAQTMFLEVAADNAPAIALYLACGFATVGRRRAYYARGDAPAADALIMRRDLSEPT; translated from the coding sequence GTGACGCCCTCGGATCTGGCCGCGACGCACCGTCTGGCCTTTGCCAACGATCGCCCCTGGTCCGCTGTCGAATTCTCCGACCTGCTGGCCCAGCGCGGCGTGATCCTCTGCGGCACGGCCGACAGCTTCATCCTCGGTCGCGTGACCTTTGACGAGGCCGAGGTTCTGACACTCGCCACCACCCCCGACCACCGCCGCCGGGGTCTGGCCCGCACCGCGCTGACGGAATTCCACGACCGCGCCAAACGGGCCGGGGCACAGACCATGTTCCTCGAGGTTGCCGCCGACAACGCCCCTGCCATCGCGCTCTACCTTGCCTGCGGCTTCGCCACCGTCGGTCGCCGCCGCGCCTATTACGCGCGCGGCGACGCGCCCGCAGCCGATGCGCTCATCATGCGGCGCGACTTGTCAGAGCCGACATGA
- a CDS encoding VOC family protein produces MPQLAPAATRIGHVHLKVADLDRAIAFYGDVLGFAVTQRYGPQAAFLSAGGYHHHIGLNTWESAGATPPPPGHTGLYHTAFLYPDRAALAAVLRRVLAAGIPLDGAADHGVSEAIYLRDPDRNGVELYVDRPARDWSRDAQGGIAMINTRFDLDQLLAENPAPAPS; encoded by the coding sequence ATGCCCCAACTCGCCCCCGCCGCCACCCGGATCGGTCACGTTCACCTGAAGGTCGCCGACCTCGACCGCGCCATCGCGTTTTATGGCGATGTGCTGGGGTTTGCGGTCACGCAACGCTATGGCCCGCAGGCCGCGTTCCTGTCCGCCGGCGGTTACCACCACCATATCGGGCTGAACACCTGGGAAAGTGCCGGGGCCACGCCGCCCCCGCCCGGACACACGGGCCTTTACCACACGGCGTTCCTCTATCCCGACCGCGCGGCGCTGGCTGCCGTGTTGCGCCGCGTGCTGGCGGCAGGCATCCCGCTGGACGGGGCGGCCGATCACGGCGTGTCAGAGGCGATCTACCTGCGCGATCCGGACCGGAACGGCGTCGAACTCTATGTCGACCGGCCCGCGCGTGACTGGTCGCGCGACGCGCAGGGGGGCATCGCCATGATCAACACGCGGTTCGACCTCGACCAGTTGCTGGCGGAAAACCCGGCCCCTGCGCCGTCATGA
- the trpS gene encoding tryptophan--tRNA ligase, producing MTQTTLTPPAFTPRVFSGIKPSGGLTLGNYLGAIKRFVGMQGEMETIYCVVDMHAITVWQDPAELSHATREVAAGYLASGLDPAQSILFNQSRVSAHAELAWIFNCVARVGWMNRMTQFKDKAGSNAEKVSLGLYAYPSLMAADILLYHATHVPVGEDQKQHVELTRDIANKFNHDYKTDFFPQTEAVIDGPATRVMNLRDGTKKMSKSGESDMERINMRDDADTISKKFKKAKTDPEPLPDTLDGLKDRPEARNLVDIYAALSDTTSDAVITEYAGAGWGRFKPALADLAVAKLAPISDEMTRLMDDPAEIDRILAAGADRARAIAAPILAQTYDIVGLLR from the coding sequence ATGACCCAGACAACCCTCACCCCCCCCGCTTTCACGCCGCGGGTGTTTTCCGGAATCAAGCCCTCCGGCGGCCTGACGCTGGGCAACTATCTGGGCGCGATCAAGCGCTTCGTCGGCATGCAGGGCGAGATGGAGACGATCTATTGCGTCGTCGACATGCACGCGATCACCGTCTGGCAGGACCCGGCAGAGCTAAGCCACGCGACACGCGAGGTCGCCGCAGGTTACCTCGCCTCCGGCCTCGACCCCGCGCAGTCGATCCTGTTCAATCAAAGCCGCGTCAGCGCGCACGCTGAACTGGCCTGGATCTTCAACTGCGTGGCGCGCGTCGGCTGGATGAACCGGATGACGCAATTCAAGGACAAGGCCGGGTCCAACGCCGAAAAGGTCAGCCTCGGCCTTTACGCCTATCCATCGCTGATGGCTGCCGACATCCTGCTGTATCATGCCACCCACGTCCCCGTGGGCGAGGATCAGAAGCAGCATGTGGAGCTGACCCGCGACATCGCAAACAAGTTCAACCACGACTACAAGACCGACTTCTTTCCGCAGACCGAGGCCGTCATCGACGGTCCCGCGACCCGTGTGATGAACCTGCGCGACGGCACGAAAAAGATGTCGAAGTCGGGCGAATCGGACATGGAACGCATCAACATGCGCGACGACGCCGACACCATCTCGAAGAAGTTCAAGAAGGCCAAGACCGATCCCGAACCGCTGCCGGACACGCTCGACGGCCTCAAGGACCGGCCCGAGGCGCGCAACCTCGTCGATATCTACGCCGCCCTGTCCGACACGACATCGGACGCTGTCATCACGGAATATGCCGGCGCAGGCTGGGGCCGCTTCAAACCGGCCTTGGCCGACCTCGCGGTGGCGAAACTCGCGCCGATCTCGGACGAGATGACCCGCCTGATGGACGACCCCGCCGAGATCGACCGGATCCTCGCCGCCGGCGCCGACCGCGCCCGCGCCATCGCGGCGCCTATTCTGGCCCAGACCTATGACATCGTCGGCCTTCTGCGCTGA
- a CDS encoding NifU family protein codes for MFIQTESTPNPATLKFLPGQTVLDMGTADFPTPDSAGSSPLAQRLFAVDGVEGVFFGMDFVTITKADAVDWDHIKPALLGAIMEHYQSGQAVMGDDHKPVSGHATHDGEDGAIVEQIKELLDTRVRPAVAQDGGDITFHGFERGVVYLHMQGACAGCPSSTLTLKMGIENLLRHYIPEVTEVRPVAA; via the coding sequence ATGTTCATCCAGACCGAATCGACTCCGAACCCCGCGACACTGAAATTCCTGCCGGGCCAGACCGTGCTGGACATGGGGACCGCGGACTTTCCGACACCCGATTCCGCAGGCTCCAGCCCGCTGGCGCAACGGCTCTTTGCCGTGGACGGGGTCGAGGGCGTGTTCTTCGGCATGGACTTCGTGACGATCACCAAGGCCGATGCCGTCGACTGGGACCACATCAAGCCCGCCCTGCTGGGCGCGATCATGGAACACTACCAGTCCGGTCAGGCCGTGATGGGCGACGACCACAAGCCCGTTTCCGGACACGCCACCCATGACGGCGAGGATGGCGCCATCGTCGAACAGATCAAGGAATTGCTCGACACGCGCGTCCGCCCCGCCGTGGCACAGGACGGTGGCGACATCACCTTCCACGGGTTCGAGCGTGGCGTCGTCTACCTGCACATGCAGGGCGCCTGCGCCGGCTGCCCCTCCTCGACCCTGACGCTGAAGATGGGAATCGAGAATCTGCTGCGGCACTACATCCCCGAAGTGACCGAAGTCCGCCCCGTCGCCGCCTGA